One Rosa chinensis cultivar Old Blush chromosome 5, RchiOBHm-V2, whole genome shotgun sequence genomic region harbors:
- the LOC112202406 gene encoding potassium transporter 11 translates to MDLGGEIGEDSDTNKGSMWVLDQKLDQPMDEEAGRLRTMYREKKFSSLLLLRFAFQSLGVVFGDLGTSPLYVFYNTFPHGIADPEDVVGALSLIIYSLTLIPLIKYVFVVCRANDSGQGGTFALYSLLCRHAKVKTIPNQHRTDEELTTYSRSTFHEQSYAAKTKKWLEGHASRKNALLLLVLVGTCMVIGDGILTPAISVLSAAGGIKVNSPKMNNDYVILVAVVILVGLFSMQHYGTDKVGWLFAPIVLLWFLLIGGIGVFNIWKYDSSVLRAFSPVYIYRYFKRNGRDGWTSLGGIMLSITGTEALFADLAHFPVSAVQIAFTTVVFPCLLLAYSGQAAFLVVHHDNNETVTQAFYRSIPDRIYWPVFVVATLAAIVASQATISATFSIIKQALALGCFPRVKVVHTSKKFLGQIYIPDINWILMILCIAVTAGFKNQSQIGNAYGTAVVVVMLATTFLMTLIMILVWRCHWILVVIFTGLSLVVECTYFSAVLFKVDQGGWVPLVIAAAFLLIMYVWHYGSLKRYEFEMHSKVSMAWLLGLGPSLGLVRVPGVGLVYTELASGVPHIFSHFITNLPAIHSVVIFVCVKYLPVYTVPEEERFLVKRIGPKNFHMFRCVARYGYKDLHRKDDDFEKKLFDNLFMFVRLEAMMEGCSDSDEYSVYGQQTEKSREILLNNNGNTSPSLGDLTMSTVDAIVPVRSPVNNASNTVSSQMSNQTEMDELEFMNNCRDAGVVHILGNTVVRARRDSRFYKKIAVDYIYAFLRKVCREHSVIFNVPHESLLNVGQIFYV, encoded by the exons ATGGATTTAGGAGGGGAGATTGGTGAAGACAGTGATACCAACAAAGGTAGTATGTGGGTTTTGGATCAGAAGCTTGACCAACCCATGGATGAGGAGGCTGGCAGGCTTAGAACTATGTACAGGGAAAaa AAATTCTCCTCGCTATTGCTTCTACGGTTTGCATTCCAAAGTCTTGGAGTGGTTTTTGGAGATTTAGGCACTTCCCCCTTGTATGTTTTCTACAATACATTTCCTCATGGAATTGCAGATCCTGAGGATGTGGTTGGAGCTCTTTCATTGATTATATACTCTCTTACTCTTATCCCACTCATCAAGTACGTATTTGTTGTCTGTCGGGCGAATGACAGCGGGCAAG GTGGAACATTTGCTCTTTATTCATTGCTCTGTCGGCATGCAAAAGTAAAAACTATTCCCAATCAGCACCGGACCGATGAAGAGCTAACAACATATAGTCGTTCTACTTTTCATGAACAATCGTATGCTGCAAAAACCAAGAAGTGGTTGGAGGGACATGCATCAAGGAAGAATGCACTTCTTCTTCTGGTCCTTGTTGGCACTTGTATGGTTATTGGAGATGGGATTCTTACACCAGCTATATCAG TTCTATCAGCTGCTGGGGGGATCAAAGTAAACAGCCCTAAGATGAATAATG ATTATGTCATACTTGTAGCCGTTGTGATATTAGTGGGTTTGTTCAGCATGCAGCATTATGGGACAGATAAAGTTGGTTGGCTCTTTGCTCCCATTGTGCTGCTTTGGTTTCTCTTGATCGGAGGTATTGGCGTATTCAACATCTGGAAATATGACAGTAGTGTTTTGAGAGCTTTTTCACCTGTGTATATATATCGGTATTTTAAAAGGAATGGGAGAGATGGTTGGACTTCCCTTGGAGGTATTATGCTTAGTATAACAG GGACAGAAGCACTCTTTGCCGACCTTGCCCATTTTCCAGTTTCAGCTGTACAGATTGCTTTTACCACAGTCGTGTTTCCTTGCCTTCTTTTAGCCTATTCTGGTCAAGCTGCCTTTCTTGTAGTACATCATGATAACAATGAAACTGTGACTCAAGCATTTTATCGTTCTATTCCAG ATAGGATATATTGGCCAGTCTTCGTTGTTGCGACTCTAGCTGCCATAGTTGCAAGTCAAGCAACTATATCTGCAACTTTTTCAATAATTAAGCAGGCTCTTGCACTTGGCTGTTTTCCTAGGGTCAAAGTTGTACATACATCAAAGAAGTTCCTTGGCCAAATATATATTCCAGATATTAATTGGATCCTTATGATTCTTTGCATTGCTGTGACTGCTGGATTCAAAAATCAAAGCCAAATTGGAAATGCTTATG GGACGGCGGTTGTAGTGGTCATGCTGGCAACCACTTTCCTTATGACTCTAATCATGATATTGGTGTGGCGCTGCCATTGGATTCTTGTTGTGATATTCACTGGTTTGTCACTGGTTGTGGAGTGCACTTACTTTTCTGCTGTACTCTTCAAGGTTGATCAAGGGGGATGGGTTCCTCTTGTGATTGCAGCTGCCTTTCTTCTCATCATGTATGTATGGCACTATGGTTCATTGAAACGTTATGAGTTTGAAATGCACAGCAAGGTTTCAATGGCCTGGCTTCTTGGACTTGGCCCCAGTTTAGGACTGGTTCGGGTCCCTGGGGTAGGACTTGTGTATACTGAGCTTGCAAGCGGGGTGCCCCATATCTTTTCCCACTTCATCACCAACCTGCCTGCTATCCATTCTGTTGTTATCTTTGTTTGTGTGAAGTATCTTCCTGTATATACTgtcccagaagaagaaagattcCTTGTAAAGCGGATTGGCCCCAAGAATTTCCACATGTTCCGGTGTGTTGCAAGGTATGGTTACAAAGACCTCCACAGAAAAGATGATGACTTTGAGAAAAAGCTgtttgataatcttttcatGTTTGTCCGACTGGAAGCCATGATGGAAGGGTGTTCAGACTCAGATGAGTACAGTGTATATGGCCAGCAAACCGAGAAGTCAAGGGAAATCCTATTAAACAATAATGGAAACACTTCTCCGTCGTTGGGGGACCTTACCATGTCAACAGTGGATGCCATTGTGCCTGTTAGATCTCCGGTGAATAATGCAAGCAATACTGTCTCTTCTCAGATGAGCAACCAGACTGAGATGGATGAGCTAGAATTTATGAATAATTGTAGAGACGCCGGCGTGGTGCATATACTTGGTAATACGGTAGTAAGAGCAAGGAGGGATTCCAGGTTCTACAAGAAGATTGCTGTTgattatatatatgcatttcttAGAAAAGTATGCAGGGAGCACAGTGTGATCTTCAATGTCCCTCATGAGAGTCTCTTGAATGTTGGACAAATTTTCTACGTGTAA